The proteins below come from a single Peptostreptococcaceae bacterium genomic window:
- a CDS encoding 3'-5' exonuclease has product MKALVFDTETTGLKPGQICQLSYIMDDDGEVKAKNFFFKVMFMELEAYKIHGFTPGKLEELSENHEFKDSIDEIKKDFTEADVLVAHNFSFDKMFMKKEFGRCKQEFTFASQYCTMRKLKETCKLKRKDGDPKFPKLQELVHFMGVGEEEVLEETKKLFESESIAYHDARYDVTATYLSFVRGIDRGYITQKALAEAETR; this is encoded by the coding sequence ATGAAGGCATTGGTTTTTGATACAGAAACAACGGGTTTGAAACCGGGACAGATTTGCCAACTGTCTTATATAATGGATGATGATGGCGAAGTGAAAGCAAAAAATTTCTTTTTCAAAGTGATGTTTATGGAGCTGGAGGCATACAAGATTCACGGATTTACACCGGGGAAACTTGAAGAGCTTTCGGAAAATCATGAATTCAAGGATAGCATCGACGAAATAAAGAAGGATTTTACTGAAGCGGATGTTCTTGTGGCGCACAACTTCAGTTTTGATAAAATGTTCATGAAAAAGGAATTCGGAAGATGCAAACAGGAATTTACATTTGCTTCACAATATTGCACAATGAGAAAGCTTAAAGAAACCTGTAAATTGAAAAGGAAGGATGGAGACCCCAAGTTCCCCAAGTTACAGGAACTGGTCCATTTCATGGGTGTGGGAGAAGAAGAGGTTCTTGAAGAAACCAAAAAACTTTTTGAATCAGAATCGATAGCATATCACGATGCGCGTTACGATGTGACTGCTACGTATTTAAGTTTTGTCAGAGGGATAGACAGAGGGTACATTACCCAAAAGGCTCTTGCGGAAGCTGAAACCAGATAA
- the hflK gene encoding FtsH protease activity modulator HflK — MKKSMIFFFLILIAIVAYNGIYTIESGEETVITRFGEYARTETQAGLKWKIPLIEQRYTVNVAEVRRLEFGFATANEADPGMLPSYDRSLSNNSLMLTGDENLVNVEAIVQFRVSDSKKFLFNVDDQIGTLNTVAVSTIRRSVANNNVDEVLTDNKVGIQQEIRGDLQGICDSYGIGLQITAVQLQDVYPPKEVDDSFKDISRAKADKESKINEALSYENRVIPDARGEASKLISEAEAYREDRIRRANGDVANFNAVYEKYVFGKAVTRTRLYLETLEEVLPGMEIYIVGEDGNTLKFLPLQGVTGEGGIQ; from the coding sequence TTGAAAAAATCAATGATATTTTTCTTTCTGATTCTTATAGCGATTGTGGCCTATAATGGCATATATACTATCGAATCGGGGGAAGAGACGGTAATCACAAGATTTGGGGAATACGCAAGAACCGAGACTCAGGCGGGGCTCAAATGGAAGATTCCTCTTATAGAACAGAGGTATACTGTAAACGTTGCGGAGGTAAGGCGTCTCGAATTCGGATTCGCAACAGCGAATGAAGCTGATCCGGGAATGCTCCCATCGTATGACAGAAGTTTGAGTAATAATTCGCTGATGCTTACAGGGGATGAAAATCTGGTCAATGTCGAGGCAATTGTGCAATTCAGGGTTTCAGACAGCAAGAAATTCCTGTTCAATGTGGATGACCAGATAGGTACGCTCAATACGGTTGCCGTGTCGACTATCAGACGTAGCGTCGCGAACAACAATGTGGACGAGGTGCTAACAGACAACAAGGTTGGTATACAGCAGGAGATAAGGGGTGATTTGCAGGGAATTTGTGATTCATATGGAATAGGATTGCAGATTACGGCAGTACAGCTTCAGGATGTTTATCCCCCCAAAGAAGTGGATGATTCATTCAAAGACATCTCAAGGGCAAAGGCTGACAAGGAGAGCAAAATAAACGAGGCTCTTTCTTATGAGAACCGGGTTATTCCGGATGCCAGAGGTGAGGCGTCGAAGCTTATTTCGGAAGCCGAGGCATATAGGGAAGATAGGATAAGGAGAGCGAACGGAGATGTTGCCAACTTCAATGCCGTTTATGAGAAATATGTTTTTGGAAAGGCTGTCACAAGAACGCGTCTCTATCTTGAGACATTAGAGGAAGTTCTTCCGGGTATGGAAATCTATATTGTAGGGGAAGATGGAAACACTCTTAAATTTCTTCCGCTCCAAGGCGTGACTGGCGAAGGGGGTATCCAATAA
- a CDS encoding deoxyribonuclease IV translates to MRIGCHLSVANGYEKMGKTALEIGADTFQFFTGNPRGGRAAELALSDVKALALLMKKNNFGDILAHAPYTINMASHKPQTWEFAKETMRRDLDRLKKLPCHLYNFHPGNHTGKGVEYGTKRIAEGLNEILTGNETTLVLLETMAGKGTEIGRSFEELRAVIDGVKYNENLGVCIDTCHIFDAGYDIANNPDDILARFDDIIGIEKLAAVHLNDSKNICGSGKDRHACLGEGKIGLEALLAFAGHPEISKRPILLETPNDLSGYKREIEILRKALDI, encoded by the coding sequence ATGCGAATAGGATGCCATCTGTCAGTTGCAAATGGATATGAAAAAATGGGGAAAACAGCCTTGGAAATCGGTGCGGATACATTCCAGTTCTTTACTGGGAATCCCAGAGGAGGAAGGGCTGCGGAGCTCGCTCTGAGCGATGTTAAAGCCTTGGCCCTACTTATGAAGAAAAATAATTTTGGCGATATTCTTGCGCATGCTCCGTATACAATCAATATGGCATCCCATAAGCCTCAGACTTGGGAATTCGCAAAGGAAACCATGCGGAGGGACCTAGACCGCCTAAAAAAATTGCCTTGCCATTTGTACAATTTTCATCCGGGGAACCATACGGGAAAAGGTGTAGAATACGGAACTAAACGCATAGCAGAGGGACTAAATGAAATACTTACGGGAAACGAAACTACTCTTGTGCTTCTTGAAACAATGGCAGGAAAGGGTACTGAAATTGGAAGAAGTTTTGAGGAGCTTCGGGCAGTTATTGACGGAGTCAAATACAATGAAAATTTGGGAGTTTGTATAGATACATGCCATATTTTCGATGCAGGATACGATATTGCAAATAATCCGGATGATATACTGGCAAGGTTTGATGATATAATTGGCATCGAAAAACTTGCTGCCGTTCATTTGAATGACAGCAAGAATATATGCGGGAGCGGAAAGGACCGCCACGCATGTCTTGGAGAAGGCAAGATAGGTCTGGAAGCACTCCTGGCTTTTGCGGGGCATCCCGAAATCTCGAAAAGACCTATATTGCTGGAGACACCCAACGATTTGTCGGGCTATAAAAGAGAGATTGAAATTTTGAGAAAGGCCTTGGATATATAG
- a CDS encoding DegV family protein produces the protein MGVKIITDSACDLDKKIIEKYDIEVMPLLVNQGDEERLDGVTIDPKELFEGMRLGEVYRTAQIPLAELLKVINSYIDRECIYLSFSSKLSGTCDAARIVVGNLNKKNLGIDERIKIIDTKCASGGMGLVVLKAAQMAKKGCSLEEIERAVNFYAVHMQHVFTVDKLDYLYRGGRISKTEAFIGGLLNVKPILDVQDGSLIPIEKTRGRKHLHRRMIEIIEERGALLENQCIGINHGDDIESAEIMAELIREKFKTKDIMINFIGCAIGAHSGPGTLALFFLDKEPPMGQIEPIE, from the coding sequence ATGGGCGTAAAAATAATTACGGACAGTGCTTGCGATTTAGATAAAAAAATAATTGAAAAATACGATATTGAGGTCATGCCTTTATTGGTTAATCAAGGGGATGAAGAGCGGCTTGACGGTGTTACTATTGATCCGAAAGAACTTTTTGAAGGGATGCGATTGGGTGAGGTGTACAGGACAGCTCAAATTCCACTTGCGGAATTGCTGAAGGTTATTAACAGCTATATTGATAGGGAGTGTATTTACCTAAGCTTCTCATCGAAATTGTCCGGAACATGCGATGCGGCAAGGATAGTGGTCGGGAATTTGAATAAAAAAAATTTGGGGATAGACGAGCGCATTAAGATTATAGACACTAAATGTGCATCGGGGGGAATGGGGCTTGTTGTACTTAAGGCTGCTCAAATGGCCAAGAAGGGATGTTCCCTTGAAGAGATTGAGAGAGCCGTAAATTTCTACGCAGTCCACATGCAGCATGTCTTTACTGTTGACAAGCTTGATTATCTTTATAGGGGTGGAAGAATATCGAAAACGGAGGCATTCATAGGAGGTCTGTTGAATGTGAAGCCCATACTTGATGTGCAGGATGGATCCCTCATCCCAATTGAAAAAACAAGGGGAAGGAAGCATTTGCACAGAAGAATGATAGAAATAATAGAAGAAAGAGGCGCGCTTCTTGAGAATCAATGCATAGGAATAAACCATGGAGACGACATTGAATCGGCCGAAATAATGGCTGAATTGATAAGAGAAAAATTCAAAACAAAAGATATCATGATCAATTTCATAGGATGCGCCATAGGAGCCCATTCGGGGCCAGGAACATTGGCGCTTTTTTTCCTCGATAAAGAACCGCCCATGGGGCAAATTGAACCGATTGAATAG
- a CDS encoding winged helix-turn-helix transcriptional regulator: protein MNIYSYIRRQTMGTLPLLTTKTTEMLSDLFKTLGDSTRIKIICSLFQGEKCVHEISDLLEMTPSAVSHQLRILKQSSLAKCRRDGRHMRYSLDDNHVEEIFRLGLIHIEHIHKEPLK from the coding sequence ATGAACATATATTCATATATCAGGAGGCAAACCATGGGAACTCTACCTTTACTTACTACAAAAACAACAGAAATGCTTTCGGACCTTTTTAAAACATTGGGCGATTCGACTCGAATTAAAATAATTTGCTCCCTTTTTCAAGGGGAAAAATGTGTACATGAGATATCGGATTTACTCGAAATGACTCCTTCGGCTGTTTCACACCAATTGAGGATTCTAAAACAAAGCAGTTTGGCGAAATGCAGACGTGACGGCCGTCATATGCGCTACTCTTTGGATGACAACCACGTGGAAGAAATCTTCAGACTAGGTCTTATCCACATAGAACATATCCACAAGGAGCCGCTAAAATGA
- the hflC gene encoding protease modulator HflC — protein MEDLFNKFQKKFEVHGSDGEERQERRFKTPDISKKGIMIVVLVFLAYIIATNSLFTVNEMEQAVITRFGEVQTVIVEKITPELEAEIYDIPQFKDVKIREGKGLFFKVPVIDQVEKYTSRLLTYNTLAREVTTSDKKKIVLDNNAQWVIRNPLLFRITVNNIRSANTKLDDIMYSKLNEKIGLTDGSTLISDKAYVYAMTNQIRINTNEEVSNFGMEVIDVRIAKTELPESNYENIFNRMRTERQKIANKFRAEGEEQYKIMTAQASKEVTILKAEAYEIAQTIQGEGDALALETYANAYNKDPEFYAFYRTLESYKKTLGEKTKLVIGADSEFAKYLYGTE, from the coding sequence ATGGAGGATTTATTTAACAAGTTCCAAAAGAAATTTGAAGTTCACGGATCAGACGGAGAAGAGCGCCAAGAAAGACGCTTCAAGACACCGGATATTTCGAAAAAAGGTATAATGATTGTCGTGTTAGTATTCTTGGCATATATTATAGCCACTAATTCCCTTTTTACCGTAAATGAAATGGAACAGGCCGTGATTACCAGATTCGGTGAGGTTCAAACGGTGATTGTGGAAAAAATAACACCTGAATTGGAAGCTGAAATATATGATATTCCTCAGTTTAAAGATGTGAAGATTCGCGAGGGCAAGGGATTGTTTTTCAAGGTTCCGGTTATTGATCAAGTTGAAAAATACACCTCACGTCTTCTGACATATAACACACTGGCACGAGAGGTCACAACTTCCGACAAGAAGAAGATAGTCCTAGATAACAATGCCCAATGGGTGATTAGAAATCCTCTTCTGTTCAGAATAACCGTCAACAATATAAGAAGCGCCAATACAAAGTTGGATGATATAATGTACTCCAAATTGAATGAAAAAATCGGTTTGACTGATGGAAGCACCTTGATTTCAGACAAAGCATATGTATATGCCATGACAAATCAAATCAGAATAAATACAAATGAAGAAGTGAGCAATTTTGGAATGGAAGTTATCGATGTTCGTATAGCGAAGACCGAGTTGCCCGAAAGCAACTACGAGAATATCTTCAACCGTATGAGGACTGAAAGGCAAAAAATAGCCAATAAGTTCCGCGCGGAAGGGGAAGAGCAGTACAAGATAATGACAGCGCAGGCCTCAAAGGAAGTCACCATCTTAAAAGCTGAAGCCTATGAAATAGCCCAGACTATCCAGGGTGAAGGAGATGCTTTGGCTCTCGAGACTTATGCAAATGCCTACAACAAGGATCCTGAGTTCTATGCTTTTTACAGAACGCTTGAGAGTTACAAGAAGACATTGGGAGAGAAGACCAAGCTTGTAATTGGAGCCGATTCTGAATTTGCAAAGTATTTGTACGGAACGGAGTAA
- a CDS encoding IS1634 family transposase, producing MFLKKSKYKSGRTYLSIVDSYYDKNKGYSRTKTIEKIGYLDEFINKFEDPIAHFSQIVEQMKIDKKESNTPINLEFSPSQKLTVGTNKRKNFGYSVLSSIYHELEIDKFLINRQRSTKIESSTNDMMKLLVYSRLLNPASKKKTYENKDMYFEKNNFTLNDLYRSLTFLNKKSNELQLWINNRIKEKYNRDTSVVYYDVTNYYFEIDKQDELRRKGVSKEHRPNPIVQMGLFMDTNGIPIAFDLYPGNTNDCLTYRPTLSRIKKEYELGKTIVVADKGMTTGDNIYYTLSAKDGYVFSMSVRGGNKELKKFVLDQNGYEWLSSEYKRKDRLYPREIKVTGTSGKKLSKTVHEKQVVFYSEKYAKKARADRATAIEKAMKLVQSPSGYSRATSYGAAGYVKNLEFDKKTGEILNPGNTLYLDEEKIKQEEALDGYYVIITSEYKESSDSIIEMYRGLWRIEESFRVTKSDLESRPVYVSREDHIKAHFLTCFVALVIARILELKLGRKHSIGTIIESLQKCSCTNIQQNYYFFDYFDEVLRDIEIATNVDLSTEVRTLKEIKKNLANTKI from the coding sequence ATGTTTTTGAAAAAATCTAAATATAAAAGTGGTCGAACTTATCTTTCTATTGTTGATAGTTATTATGATAAAAACAAAGGCTACTCACGAACTAAAACTATAGAAAAAATTGGATACTTAGACGAATTTATAAATAAATTCGAAGATCCAATTGCACATTTTTCTCAAATCGTTGAGCAAATGAAAATTGATAAGAAAGAAAGTAACACACCAATTAACCTAGAGTTCTCTCCTAGTCAAAAACTAACAGTTGGTACAAATAAGCGAAAAAACTTTGGCTACTCTGTACTTAGCTCTATTTATCACGAACTTGAAATTGATAAGTTTCTTATTAATCGCCAACGAAGCACTAAAATCGAGTCCAGTACCAATGATATGATGAAACTACTGGTTTATTCACGTTTGCTTAACCCTGCTTCTAAGAAAAAAACTTATGAAAATAAGGATATGTACTTTGAAAAAAATAATTTCACACTAAATGATTTGTATCGCTCTTTGACTTTTTTAAATAAAAAAAGTAATGAGCTTCAGTTATGGATCAATAATCGCATCAAAGAAAAATACAATAGAGACACCAGTGTTGTTTATTATGATGTGACTAATTATTACTTTGAAATAGATAAGCAGGATGAGCTTAGAAGAAAAGGTGTTTCTAAAGAACATAGACCTAATCCAATTGTTCAAATGGGGTTATTTATGGACACTAACGGTATCCCTATTGCATTTGATTTGTACCCTGGAAATACAAATGATTGTTTAACTTATCGTCCTACACTTTCTCGTATAAAAAAAGAATACGAATTAGGAAAAACTATTGTTGTTGCTGATAAAGGCATGACTACTGGAGACAATATTTACTATACACTTTCTGCTAAGGACGGCTATGTATTTAGTATGTCTGTTAGAGGTGGCAATAAAGAACTTAAAAAATTTGTCCTTGATCAAAACGGCTATGAATGGTTAAGTAGTGAATACAAACGAAAAGATCGCTTGTACCCTCGTGAAATCAAAGTCACTGGAACGAGTGGTAAAAAATTATCTAAAACTGTTCATGAAAAGCAAGTTGTCTTTTATAGTGAGAAGTATGCAAAAAAAGCTCGTGCTGATCGCGCTACCGCCATTGAAAAAGCTATGAAACTTGTACAAAGTCCTAGTGGATACTCACGTGCTACTTCTTATGGTGCCGCAGGTTATGTTAAAAATTTAGAGTTCGATAAAAAAACTGGTGAGATCTTAAATCCCGGAAATACGTTGTACCTAGATGAAGAGAAAATAAAACAAGAAGAAGCACTAGATGGGTATTATGTAATAATAACAAGTGAATACAAAGAATCTTCGGATTCTATTATTGAAATGTATCGAGGACTATGGAGGATAGAAGAATCATTTAGAGTTACAAAGAGTGATTTAGAATCAAGACCAGTTTATGTTTCTAGAGAAGACCACATCAAAGCTCACTTCTTGACTTGCTTCGTAGCTTTGGTCATCGCTAGAATTTTAGAATTAAAACTAGGGAGAAAGCATAGTATAGGGACAATAATCGAAAGTCTTCAGAAATGTAGTTGTACCAATATCCAACAAAACTATTACTTCTTTGATTACTTTGACGAAGTGTTAAGAGATATCGAAATTGCTACAAACGTTGATTTATCAACAGAAGTACGCACTTTGAAAGAAATAAAAAAAAATTTAGCAAACACTAAAATTTGA